A section of the Polynucleobacter sp. AP-Jannik-300A-C4 genome encodes:
- the hrcA gene encoding heat-inducible transcriptional repressor HrcA, with the protein MDDRSRALLKTLIERYIEEGQPIGSRTLSRFSGLDLSAATIRNVMADLEEMGLVTSPHTSAGRIPTPRGYRLFVDTMVTVRPLEEIATREMEKGLLPDSPQRVLNSAAQILSNLTHFAGVVMTPKRAQVFKHIEFLRLGEGKILLIMVTPEGDVQNRILPTTQDYTPSQLVEAGNYINTQFAGKSFAEVRAHLASDLDNLRSDISGLMALALHSGVSDYGMGQGDMLLSGERRLLNVGDLSTNLDKLRKMFDMLEQKSVLMQLLDVSSHADGIQIFIGGESDLLPYEDLAVISAPYSVDGQIVGTLGVIGPTRMAYDRVIPIVDITSKLLSGALSSPIGS; encoded by the coding sequence ATGGATGATCGCTCCCGCGCCTTACTGAAAACCCTCATCGAGCGGTATATCGAAGAGGGGCAGCCTATTGGCTCACGCACCCTATCTCGATTCTCTGGACTGGATCTTTCTGCGGCCACGATTCGTAATGTGATGGCTGATTTGGAAGAAATGGGCCTAGTCACTAGCCCTCATACTTCTGCCGGTCGCATCCCAACCCCAAGGGGCTATCGCCTCTTTGTAGACACGATGGTGACGGTTCGGCCCCTAGAGGAAATCGCCACTCGGGAGATGGAGAAAGGGCTTTTGCCAGATTCTCCACAGAGGGTACTGAACTCCGCTGCCCAAATTTTGTCTAATTTGACCCATTTTGCTGGGGTGGTGATGACGCCGAAGCGGGCTCAAGTCTTTAAACATATCGAGTTCTTACGACTGGGTGAAGGCAAGATCCTGCTCATCATGGTGACCCCTGAGGGTGACGTCCAAAACCGTATCCTTCCAACCACCCAGGACTACACCCCTAGTCAGTTGGTAGAGGCGGGCAATTACATCAATACGCAGTTCGCAGGCAAGAGTTTTGCTGAGGTGCGTGCGCATCTGGCCTCCGATCTAGATAACCTGCGCAGCGATATCTCTGGCTTGATGGCCTTGGCGCTGCATAGTGGGGTTAGCGACTACGGCATGGGCCAGGGGGACATGTTGCTGTCAGGTGAGCGTCGCCTGCTCAATGTTGGCGATCTCAGTACCAATTTAGACAAGTTGCGTAAGATGTTCGACATGCTGGAGCAAAAGTCAGTACTGATGCAGTTGCTAGATGTATCTAGTCATGCTGATGGTATTCAGATCTTTATTGGGGGCGAAAGTGATTTGCTACCTTATGAAGATTTGGCTGTCATCAGCGCGCCATACAGTGTGGATGGGCAGATTGTTGGAACACTTGGAGTAATTGGCCCTACTCGCATGGCATACGATCGGGTGATTCCGATCGTCGACATCACCTCTAAGTTGTTATCGGGTGCATTGAGCTCCCCGATAGGATCGTGA